accagggaagccccctggcctTTCTTCTTTGCACCTGGGAGCAAAGAAGTTTCGAGGAGCCCAAGGGCAGTTCTCCCAAGAAGAGTGCAGACTGACCAGTCTCAGCACAAGCTGGGAGAGAGGACACGGGTGGGGCACCAACCTTCTCACTGTGCTGCCCTTCCAAGCTCCCCATCTCCAGGAGACCCTTCCCCAATTCCCTGATTCATCCTGTTgccgttttcttttcttttaatatttattttatttatttattggttgcctgggtcttagttgcggctggtgggctccttagttgcagctcaccagctccttagttgtggcatacgaactcttagttgtggcatgcatgtgggatctagttccctgaccagggatcgaacctgggccccctgcattgggagtgcagagtcttaaccgctgtgccaccagggaagtccccccattgacattttcttccttcttcgaAGTGTTGTGCAATGCAGCTTCTAAAAAAGTACCACAACCAGGTGGTCCTTTttaaagagtggcccctgctgaGAGCTCTGCCTAGCCCTGTTCCTGGCTATGAGCTCACTTTAGCAGTCTTTTTggttctcttttaattttataaggtatttttgcttgttttaaagaaaaaaaatccaaaatacagAAGTAGTGTATGGTAATAATGGAAACTGCCTGCACCTTCATCCCCAGAGAGGGTATCTGGCCAGATGTTTTCCCAAACATcttacatacatattttcttctttgacttctggTGATGTggctattttatcttatttaatgtcCACAAGCCCCTGAGAGACTGATACCCTCCCCCCATTTCTCAAAGGagaactgtggctcagagaggtgacgTGACCTGCTCGTGTCCAGCTAGCGGGTAGCAGGGCCAGCGCTCAGAGCCGGGCCAGCCTTTCCGTCCAGCCATGCTGCCTGCGATGTGTAGCTACCCATTAGAATAGAAGTGAGTCAGCTAAGAGAAACTGAGGGGCTTGGTCAGGGTCCAGGGCCTTCAGaagcaccctccccccaccccctggtccTGGGGGTCAGGAAGGAAGGGCACTGGGGTTCGGGGGCAGCCCTTTGTCAGCATGTCAGGTGTGGGAGGAGGGTCCTGCCACTTGGAACAAAAAGGGAGGAACGGAGCAAATCCACTTGCTCCCAGTGCCGTCAGGCATTACATGGATGTGGGGGTCTGTGTAAGtggtcgggggtgggggtgctGCCAGCAAACTCTCCCCTGAGAGTGAGCTACTGTGCTTGGGGGCGGAGGGGGTCATGGAATCGGCGGGGTGGCTGGCTGGACGCCTTCTGCTGACTTCCGCAGGCAAGCCTGCTCACAGCCCTCTTAGCCGGCCCTCATCATGGATCTTGACCCCAGGCGACTGCAGCCCCTGTCCCAGCCTGCCATGGCCCCTGTCACAGGTTCCCACACTCTGTGCTTCTCTACCCCAGGCCCTCTTGGCCCATTTGAAGCCCTGCCTGTCCCCAGAGCTTGGTAACTGTGAGCCCTATGCCAGCGGAGTGCACAGGACCTCAGCCTCTGCTGTCCCCCTGCTCGGGGCGTTGGCACTTGGGGCCTGGGCATCTTCTCCACGACCCTTGCAGTCTCCCTAGTACACACTCCAGGAGCCCGAGTACCAGTGTTTTCTGCTCCCATGCCCCCTCCCAGGATTTGGTCTGCCCCCTGTGCCCCGCCCTTCTCAGAGACCCCAGGCTGGGTCTTACCACCATATCCTTTGGGCCTCACCACTTCAGTGGCCTCCAGCAGCTGGTACTGACATCTCTCGGCCAAGGACTCTCTGCAAAGGCAAGAAGGCCGCTCTTTCCCACATAGGTCAGACTAGAAGGGCCCAGGAATTCACATCAGCCCCAACACCAGCAGCCCTCCAACGATGGCCGATGGGAGCTGGTGTATAagtaccccagctccctcacctctgACTGAGATCTCTGAGGTGTGCGTCCTACACCGATTCCTAGGGGTTCCCCGTGGGATGAAGTTCCACTCACCCACAGCAGTAGCTGAGTCAACAACACACCCCTTCttggctgccttctctctcctgtcTTACTTTCCCATCTGCTATGGGTGTTTTCTAgaatcacttcccaaataaacgACCTGCACTCGAAGCCTTATCTTGGGGCTGCTCCCGAGGGAACCCACACAGAGACAGCCAGGCTGTTTCCCCCGAAGCCTTTCAGTCTGGCTGTTCCTTCCAGCCTTTCTCAGATCTCCTTGCTTCCTCCCCGTCTCCAGCTCCGGATTTTCTCCAGCCCTCATTCGAACAGCAGGTGAAGACCGTGTTCTCTGCGTCTGGCCCTCTGGCTGTCTCTGTTCCCGTGGATCTTACACCTCACACTGGGAGCCAAGGATTCTTCCACACCTAAAAGTAATCCCTATGAAGCCGACCTCCTTTCTAGCTGCCTAACCAGGTGCTCAAAGCCGTCACCAACCTGTTGGAACTTGTGGCCGAGCAGACTCAGTCTAGACCATTTCCACCCCAGGCGAAATGCGGCACATCAAAGGGTGGGAAAGTTCGTTCAAAATCatcaagaataaaatttaattgtgCTCAGGTGCAGGCCGTCCATCCTGTCCTTCCTTGGGAGCGACAGTCAGCAGTCCCTGAAGGAAAGCACACCTGTCCTCTCCACAGACAGCCGGCTCCAGAAGGACTCTCTGAGGCTGGCCACCTCCGGGTAGGACGCCTCCACCCAGGGGTGCTTTGTTTCCAACAGGGGAAGCGTGCAGGGTACTGGCGGACCCTCAGCACTTTCCACACTTCcgttccctcttccttctcctcctccgcTGGCCGTCACTCCTGCCGGTCCAGCTCGCAGTGAGCCTGGGCTCTGACTCCTAAGTCAGGCAGGAGCAGCCTcaggccctggcccaggaagagccACAGCCGCCCTAATATACCTTCTGGGGCACACAGCCCTCCAGCTCCAGCAGCTCCGGCCAGCCGTCGTATTTATTCACGTCTGGGTTGTTCTTTAAGAACtagagagacagaagagagacACTGACAATGTTAGGACTCACGCCTGCATTTGCGTTGTGCTTTAAAACCTAAATGGCTTCACTTCATCCTCGCCACTGCCCCATGAGGGGCATGGGAGGGTTGGATATTTCCAGCCCATTTCAcaaatgggtaaactgaggctggggagggcaacttgcccaaggtttcaGAGATGAGATCAGAGCCTAGTCACTGCCTGTCATGCCCtggaccggggtgggggggcgggggctggtACCAAGCATGTGGGGAGTGGTGCTTGAAGAGCTTTAGCCCCTCTAGGACatcccaaataataataataagaagaagaagaagaagaagaagaagaaaaagaagcatcctagctgcaaactattatatgtagaatggataaacagcaaggtcctactgtgtagcatagggaagtatattcaatattctgtgataaaccataatggtaaagaatattaaaaaaagaatgtatagaatgtatatgtataactgaatcactttgctgtacagcagaaattaacacaacgttgtaaatcaactgtacttcgataaaaaaaagaagcattctAGCAATTCATGAATGCTTGCTCTATGCCAGACACAAAGCACCTTCTgtaattaatcctcacaatagccctaAGAAGTGCTCGCTGTTACCATCTCaccttacagatggggaaattgaggcacagagaaccaAAGTAACTGCCTATGGCTACCCAGTTGGTAAGTCGTGGAACCACTGtgtaatattaattaatattaataataaatgtataaagagaataaaatcagTTAAGATTGCGTTTAAAACGCTCAGGCTTAATTTAcggaaaaaagaatgtaaatgatAAAATCTACAGGTGGGATTATTGTGGCTAACCCTTAGGAAGGAAGAATAAATTCTAGATGCTGCTTCTCTGAAACCCCGTTTCCCATGTGGGAGaacaaaaaacagaatggttttaATCACGTCGGGGTCTTTGGTTCATTTTTGGGTGATGGGTTGCAGTCAGCTGATCATAGACATCAGGCAAAAGGTGGTGCTGACTCTTCTCTACTTACGTGCTTCCTCTCTGCTGTAATTGGCCCAGTTTTGTTGGGTCTGGAAGAACAGCGCCTGCCCTACCTCTTCCTAGAGAGTCCTGCCCCTGACACCTTCCAAAGGGACATTCTGgagccccaggcccctgccccctGTGTTCTTCACCCAGAGGGTATAAACAGAGggtcctctccttttctcctttagcACAAGCTACTTTGCACTAttccttacttaaaaaaaaaattttatttatttttggctgtgttgggtcttcattgttgcatgtgggctttctctagttgtggtgagcgggggctactctttgtagcagagcacgggctctaggcatgcgggcttcagtagttgcagcatgtgggctcagtagttgtggctcttgggctctagagcacaggctcagtagttgtggctcttgggctctagagcacaggctcagtagttgtggtgcatgggcttagttgctctgcggcatgtgggatcttcccggaccagggatcgaacccgtgtcccctgcattggcaggcggattctcaaccagtgtgctaccagggaagccctgttccttactttttttttttttaaattaatttatttatttacggctgtgttgggtcttcgtttctgtgcgagggctttctctagttgcagcaagtggggtccactcttcatcgcggtgcgcgggcctctcattatcgcggcctctcttcttgcggaacacaggctccagatgcgcaggctcagtaattgtggctcacgggcccagctgctccgcggcatgtgggatcttcccagaccagggctcgaacccgtgtcccctgcattggcaggcagattctcaaccactgcgccaccagggaagccctgttccttactttttaaagtaatttctaaTTACCTGAATATATTCTCttggaaacacacacatacaaaccaGGTCAGCATTTTCCAGACAAGGCAAAACCCCTTGCAGCCCACTCTAGCCTCCCCCGCACCTCCCTGGAGCTCAGCACGAGGCTTCTTGACTGTCCCTTTTCTGcctcccacagcccctccccctccaggctGCTGGGTCTCTTGTCTGATTATTGCATTGgcttcctccctgccttctgACTTGTGCCCCTTTCACAGTGCTCTCCATGCACAGGCGGGAGGCCATTCTAAAAGTATGAGGACAGGAAATCCTCGGGGAAGCTGCAGACCTGGATGAGAAATGCATCCCTATCACTGAGCAAGCTGGTTAAAACTTCTCCAAGGCTCTGGATCCTTGTCCGTGAGATGGGATGGATGCTCATTGTACCTACCTCGTTGTGGGTTAAATAAGATCCTGCAGGTCACTTGCTCAGCCGTGCCTGCACAGAGCAAGCACTTGCTGAATACTAGTCTTTCTTGTTATCAATCTGATCTGGTCACTCTCCCGCTTAAGCCTaccatggctccccattgcctccAGGACagagttccctttcctcagtGGTCCTATATATGTCTGAATCATTGACCCTTAGCTTCCCGTCTTGGATCTGGGCAGAGCTGAACGTTCTCACCACCAGAGACTGGCCAACTTCATGCTGGGGAAGCCTGGCCAGTTCTCCCAGGTTTTGGAATTGCTCTGAGCTGGGGATGCACAGATGGCGATTGTCCTGCAAGGGGTGCGGGGGAGAAGGTGCAGCATTTCCTTGGGGACCCCAACCGTCACTGACTCCCCCTTCCTCCTGTGAGTGCTCCTCAAACTCCACCTCTGGATGCCTCCCAGGTGCACTCTGCTCGGGCCACCCCTGGGTAGTGACTGTGTAGCCCAGATCATGGACCCCTCCTAACTCCCTCCACATACTCAAGGGGGCCCTCCTGTGTCCCCTTCTTGGTGCAAGTTCACCCTCTCCAAGGGAACTTAGAAGGGAACTTGGGGCTCCCCTGGCGCAAACCTGCCCCTTTacaggtggggagactgaggaagtgggggaggaggggatcgCAGCGGGGACCAGAAGCTGGGCATCCCACTCGCTGCTCTGGactctccccccgccccatcaCGCGAGCTTCACCTCCacattcctttccctttcctccatgccttaatttcctttcttccttttttttttctccttttccttctcctttttggtacttatctatgtatctatgtatttatatatgaccCACCTGGTCAAGGCTGCTTCCTGCTGGGGGATTAGCCAATCAGGCCACCCTGATCTCCGGGGTGGACGACCGCTGGGTAGCCCTCCTCACATTGCCCCATGTGTCCTTTCCAAGCCACCCCAGCCCTTGTCTGTCCATTCCTGGCATTGTCCCCTGCAACTCCCATCCCCTCCTTCACTGGGACAGGGAGGCTGCCAGGAACTCACCTCCTCAAAGGGGCTTTTACTGTTGAGGTCTCTGGCCCCTAAGAAGACCCAGCTGTCCCGGAAGCCCAGCTGCTTCGCGTAGGTGCTGCCCAAGTTGGAGAAGAGCTTCCTGATTTCATCATTCATCCTGCAGGGGACCAGAGAGGACGGTGAGCTCGGGATGGGAGAAGGGGGAGCGTCTCAGGCCCTTGGCTtaccctccacccctcctccagtGAGGGCAGCAGCCTCTCCCGAGCTCAGGAGAAACAGGGCGGAGTGGCCAGGACGCTTCTCCGAAAGCCAATCCGAGGGGCTGGCGAAGAGTTACAACGGTTTTGCTTCTGTTTGCAAATATAATACACGTTCACTTGGAAAATATGGAACTTTACAAAGTAACTAAAAATTACTTAGTTTCACCCCCCCTTGACATAATCATTGtaaaattttagtatatttccttcatgtcttttttcccccGTGCACTGTGGGATTATACCAATTCTTTTGtaaactgcttctttttttttttaacttaatactaAAGGGTGAACATTCTTCCGTGtccttaaatattttctacatcATCATTTCTGATGCAGTATATCCTCTTTTATGTACATATAATAATACGTCCTATATCGCCATATATCATGATTTCTGTCACCAGTTCGCTATCACTGGACAGGGAGAGGAGAGTGTGTCCAGTTTTTCACTCTTGTGACCATGGCTGTGATGAACCCCCCAGAACATCTCTTTGTGTGCTTGTCTGCTTGGTTCCTTAGGAGAAGGTGTCAGAAGCTGGAGCCAGCAGGATAGTAGGAAAAGGACTTGCAGTTAGGAGGTGTTTGATTCGCTTCTCCCCGTGCCCTGGCAGGCGGAGGTTCCCACTTACTTGGTCCCCGGGTCATCGTAGGAGGCCACCAGCACCAGCATGCCCTCTGGAATTTCTTTAAGGAATTTCACCAGGAGGCTAGCATCTGTGGGAGGAAGGAAAATTGATGTGCTGGTCATTTAGGAGAAAGACGGCTGGTCATTCTCATCCTCTCCTATGGCCCTAACGATCCAGGAATGCCCGGGCAGCCTGACACTGAGCTCCACCTGCACAGCGTGAGGGCATCTTCATTCAGCTGGTCTGGGGTGGGTTCTGGAATTTGAAAGTCTCCCAGGCGATTCTGCTCTGCAGCTGGGGCAAGAACCATGGTGTAAGGGCCCTTGGAGgcctacccccaccccaggggaccGAGCACAGTCACCTCTCAGGAGCTCCGCTGCCCCTTCTACACTGTTTAAGATGCACCCAGCCTGTCTGTGCTGACTTTAGAGGGTACACCCACTGGGCAACTCGGGCCACTGAGAGAGAACATGGGGCTCCCACAACTCTCCAGCTTAGGTCAAGGAGCAAGGCTCCGTTCGCATCTCTAATGCCTGCCTGCACTTGAGAGATCTCTGGATTGAACACAGAGCAGGTCTGGGGACAGCACCTGGGGAGGCATCAACATGCAGCTTGCCTCAAcgacactgattttttttctgttgtgcttATTTTTATGGTCACCTTCCATgcataaaaaaagataatggctTTCTACTTAGGGCAGtgatataatttccttttaagatctatttatttaggttaaaaaaaagtgaatgagcTGATTTAAAGGAACACACGAACAGTGCAAATAGTACTCTGGATGGGGCATAACTTATACAGAGGGCTCTTGAACAGTGGAGGAAGTATGGGCAAGATGGGCCTGGTGGGCAAAGCAGGGGCTACATCTGTCAAAGGAGAATAATTAATAGCCCTGCTCAGAGCATTTCTGTAAAGCTCAGATGTGACGATGACTCTGGGCTTGCAGTAAGTGCGTTATAACAGAATTACAATTATTAGCAGGATTGGCTACATAATTttcagggcccagtgcaaaatgaaaatgtgggcctTTTGTTgaaacattattaataatttcaagatggtgaagGCAGAGCATCGGATCAAGTTTCTTCTAAGCCAGGGGCCCTGTGTGCCTTTCCTGCTCCCAGCCTACATGCCCGTGAAGCTGCCCTGATTCCCACTACTCTGCGGGCATCCCTTGGATGCAGAGGAAAAATCAAGTCCCCCAGGCAAGGCCAGCCACCAACTTGCTCTGTAACACGGAGGCCTCCGGTCAGTGACCACAGCAGCCCTTCAACTCTTGAGACAAAAAGTGGGAGCTCTGAAAGTACCATTAATTTGTTTGAGCCGTCAGCAAATATCAAGAGCTGGCTCTTGTCTGGATGGACGGTGGATGTTTGGAAAAAATGAAGTGTGCCTTCCGATAACTATCTTCTCACTTCGAAaagtcatcttcttttttttgtcttctgtggGAAGGGGCGACTTGTTCTCAAAAGGCTTCTGTTTCTTGTTCCCCATCAGCCATGGTTACATTCAAGTTTATGATAAGGCATTATAAAACttggtttatctttttatttttttcccttttcatttggACAGATGACCTCCTTGCTTCCGAATCACATGGATGGagtgagggaagagggaagggagatgaAGCGTCCCTGGGCTCCTCCCCCAGCCAGGCTGGGTCCCTCCCCCTGATTATTGCAGgttatcatttaattctcacatccaGCTTATGAAGTGGAGGTCTATGGTtacctctattttatagatgacaaaaccGAGGTTCAAGAGATGTCACCTGCCTCAGGTCAACCAATCTGAAATCTCTGACTCCAGAGATGACCTTTTCCATAACCTGGTCCCAGGCCACCCTGGACAGAGAACAAATGAAGTTCTCTGCCCTTGGCCCATGGCCTGTCCCGCTCTCTCCTCACCCGTCTCCAGCTCTGTCCTGTACCAGGAGGGGCTTTGCATGCCTGCATGTGCACACCCACCCTGCCTGTCCAAGCTCTGTCATTGCCACCCTCTCCTCCAGCAGCAGCTGACCCCCGGCCACCCCTCAGTCCTACGGGTGTGTCTGTAGCATGGGGGGCACACCTGGAAGAGGTCTGCACGGGCCCTGATGCTCCAGGTGGGCATGTCCTCTGGCCCTGCAGACCCTATCTGTGAGGTGGGACTCGGCTGGAAGACGGCCATCGTGGGAAGCCCTGAGCCCAAGACACAGTCCCGGCTCCTGTCTCTAAGGATGCTGTCACAGGTCACCTTCTGAACACCTTCCCCCGCTGTGACTTCTGGGCAGCAGACTTCCATTTCCCACATTTCAGCCCCTCCTTCGTTTGTAAAGCCAAGAGGGCTTCCTGCTCTCTGCTGCTTGGTGATTTCTCCCCTTTTGGGCTCACATATTTAGGTGGGTGCAGTGAGGTAGGTTTTCCCTGGAGACGGAGGCAAAGGTGGGAGACTGAGGATAGAAGAAACCAGCTGATTGGCAGCAGCAGGGCCCTTCCATTCTGCGAGGAGCTTCTGGGGTGAGGGGTCTCATGCTCAGCGCCCTTGATGCCCGAGCCCAGAGCTGGCCCTGTGATTGCGGGGACACAGAGTCGAGCCGGGCGCCGAGAAGGAGGCTGAGCTCAGTTCATCTATCCTGGCGGAAGCCAGTCCTTGCGGGGCCCAGACCTCTGCTGCCTGCAAGGGGCCACCCTGCTGCTTTTTCACTCCTGCTGAGGCTCCTGTGTTGGTGGGGGGCTGGGTTGCCGGCTGGGCAGCAAGTGGCATATTGGGCCCGGGAGTGATTCTACCACATTTGGAAGATGTCTCGAGCGCTGCGTGAGAgtcccacctccacccacagCTTTGCCGGGCGGCCTGTCGGGGAGGAAGCTGCTGGTGGGGACTTAGGTATCCGGGCCTCCAGCCCAGGTGAGTCGGTGGCCTGTTGCTGGGCCGTGCTAAGGACAAGGAGGAAGTGACTTCCTGAGTAAGGGGTGTCCATGGGTACAGAGAAGCTCAGAAAGCATGCCTATGTAGAGAGAGGAAAAGACATCTGCAGAAAGATGCAGAGAGCTTGGAGCCTCAGAGCTGTCCTTTCTGGGCCTCGGGAGGCCTTGTCCTGTCCTTGGGCTCGATAGCGACCCTGcggctttaaaaaaataccttctaCCTAGCAGAGCAAACTGggccccactccctcctcctcagcATTTCAGTGCACACGTGCCTGGCCTCCCACTGCCGGCACCAGCATTTCTTTGCCTGAAGGTCTTCTCCGGCCTCCACATCCTCCTTTGTACCCTGGGGCAGGCCAGAAGCGTGGAAGCGCCAAGGAATAGGGGTAGGAGCACCCCGGCTCCCTTGCCCCTCGGGGTGTCTCAGGGGCACATGTTCTACACTGGCTTCCTGCAGTGATCCATGGCTCCTAACGCTCTGCACTGGCTGCCTTCCTTTCCCCGGCTCACTCCCCCACTCCCTACTGACATTCCCTGAGATCACCTCCTCCCAAATAAACACCGCACTTGAATCCTTGCCTCAGGATCTGCATCAGGGAGCGCGCAGTAAGACAGTAGAAAGGAGTTTCAAAGGCAGCAGGACGGTCCCCCCACTGTGCCGCTTTCTGATTGGGTCCCTGGAAACAAGAGCCAAACTCCCTGGCACCCAGGTAGCCTCTTGCCACAGGAAGGAGCTCAGCCCGCCCTCGACTTCAGTGCCAACAAAGGTGCCTACCTCCAGAGTACATGTCGAAATATTTCTGTGTCATCACCTTTCCCGTGGTTCCTAAGGGATAAGAGAGCAGAACTATTATTTGCCGTAGCATGTCATCCTGTCTGTCATTTTGTGGAGAGTGGCTACTCTGTAGTCGAAGGtctaaaaatagaatagaataatagTGGAACAAAATTAGGTCCTGTAGAAAGCATGCAGGACTAAATTAGGTGCCCAGTAACCATTGGGCTGATCTGAGAGGTACTAGCACATAACGGTGCAGGGCCTCTGGAACTGAATGGAATCCAACCAGTCTGGGTTTGTGATCTGCCCTGCCACTTCCTAATGCACGACTTAGCATTTGACCTCAATTTTTGCATCTGTACCATGGGCTGTGGGAACTAAATgagatgtatttaaaatatatgcatgtgAGATAAATCTTACCTATAAAATAGTAACTAAAAAAACTACAACCATCATTACTATTCTCACCTAAATAGGAACTCTGCAATTTGAGCGCTCCAGCTCTTGAAGGCAAAGGGATCTGCAGTGGGCTGAAGTGTACTCAGTGTCCTGAGTCCAGTAATCTGGATTGCCTTGGTGGGCTTTGCAAAGGGTACAAATCCTACAGGGAATCAGGTGTTCTGGAGGAAAATTGCAATTCCTACCTTTGGCCACTGGATGGGGGTGTTGCAGAGGGGATGGCAGCTCTAGTTTCGCcttcactgccccctccccctaaTTCAGTTGGTAGATTTGATAAGAGGGTGGCGACAGGGGCCTGGGTAGTGGCAGCTCTCCTGCCGGGTGGGAGCAGGCTCTCATTGCAGTCCCCCCTGAATTCTTGGAGCCACTAGTGTCCAAGCCCCTCCAGACACTTTACCTGGGGCTCTTGGGAAGGAATCTATGAAGCCAGTGAAACTACTTTTGTGATCTTGTGCATTTGCAGATTTTTCTGGAATTGGGATGAGGGGGGGAGGAGGTGTAGTTTGAACAGCTTCTCAAAGGAATCCCTGCCATCTAAAAGGTTGAGAAGTAGCAATCCTTCTGTTGTTCTGGCTCATTATGTAGATGAGGACCCTGAGGCCCTGAGAGTGATCTGTTAGACTTTCCACAGCTGGCATGCAGTAGGCGCTGCGCATGTGCTTGGACACATTTCTAGTCTAGCGGGTAGTTTCGCTGAGTGATTAAGACCTGGAGTCAGCCAGAGCCAGGTTCAAATCTAGATGATTCTATTGGCTGTGTATCCTGGGCAAGTtgcccagcctctctgagcccccaTTTTTTACCTGCAGAACAGGGAAACTGAGCGTAGCTGCCTTCTAGCGTCGTGATGAGGGTCAGTGAAATAgctagcacacagtaagtgctcgaTAAATGTTAGCTCTCAGTGTTATCAGTGGTTGTTTTTATCTTTGGGCTTTGcgagggatggggaaggaggccTCTGTCTGAGCCCATCTCATGGGAGAATATTCAGGCGTTTTCTCCCACGGTGGTCCATTTGGGGGAAGAGAAGCCCAGCAGGTTTCAGCCAGGTCGGCTGCAGCTGgagcccttccctgccctccccactgtgGGGTGAGTGGAGACTGGGTGGGACAGTTGGTGTAAGTGAGGCTGCCTCAGTCTCCTGGGGCCTGGCGTGCCGGGGGTGCTCTGAGACCGTCTGGCAGGGACCAGCAACAGGGGAATCaggcctccctctccttctcaaGACTCTGGAGGAGGAGCGGCCCCCCTCAGCTTCCTGCCCCTCCTGGCCCACACCCTTCCTGGACTCCCAGGAAGTCGGCCAGGGCTGTCCTCTGACCCCTGTCCGGCAACGCTCCTCCTTTGTTCCAGGCTTTGACCTCTCCCCTGACGCAGCAGGCTTTCTTGGCAGACGGGAAATGGGTCCTCTAGGAGCAAAGGGCCAGGATTCCAATCCTACCCTGTCACTTCCTAAGTGTGGTCGTGTGGTCACACTGCACACAAGCTTGAACCCTTTTTCTCCTGAGTGTCCATTGTGCCCTTTTTCCATCTGCCCTGACCTTTGTCCCAGGAATAGCTCTTAGATCCAGGCAAATGGCCCCTGTTCCCCAGATCACATAAGAGCTGAAGACAGACAGGAGGGGCTCGGCTGGGGCCATACCGCCTGGTCCTTCTCGGCCCCTGTAACCTACCCCCTCCTGAAACATGTCCCTGTTCCTGGCTTGGCCTGCCGTTGGCTTCCTGTTCATCACCTGCTGGAGATGCAGGGTTACTGAGACTGTGGGCCTCCCTGGGTCTCCCTGCCTCTAGCCTCCCTAGTCCAAGCTCGAAGGAGGCTTcaggaaggcagggctgggccctCAGGCCCTGCTCAAAGCCTTTCCAAGGCTCCCTGTTCTGCTCTGCTTCAGGTCCACACTTCTTAGCAGGACACTTAGCCCCTCAACTTCTGGCCCTGCTGGtcccccagcctcacctctcaCCACCCTGCTTCTGTGTTATAGCCAGAGAGAGCCTGTGTGGACCCCCaagcccctctcctccttcttcccttccctgcgCCCTGCACAGTGTTGCCCCTGCCTGGAAGGAGtctccctcttttctcctggTCAACCCCTACCGTCCCTCAGGCCTCAGCTGACCACCACCTCCCTCTGGAAGCCTCCTCCCCCGACTACCTCCGCTGCCAGCTCTGTGTTCCGATCCCAGAGctgtgtttccttttccttcatatGTGCTCACCACCT
This is a stretch of genomic DNA from Balaenoptera musculus isolate JJ_BM4_2016_0621 chromosome 11, mBalMus1.pri.v3, whole genome shotgun sequence. It encodes these proteins:
- the FAM3D gene encoding protein FAM3D isoform X2; protein product: MRVSGLLHLLALIFCLVITWVFVRSYINFNMKTNRLPRWMGDCSVPSPASRLVKTKCGLSKSCPDNFFAFKISSGAANVVGPSMCFEGQTIMSPVKNNVGRGLNIALVNGTTGKVMTQKYFDMYSGDASLLVKFLKEIPEGMLVLVASYDDPGTKMNDEIRKLFSNLGSTYAKQLGFRDSWVFLGARDLNSKSPFEEFLKNNPDVNKYDGWPELLELEGCVPQKVY
- the FAM3D gene encoding protein FAM3D isoform X1 — translated: MRVSGLLHLLALIFCLVITWVFVRSYINFNMKTNRLPRWMGSFYKENPSRLVKTKCGLSKSCPDNFFAFKISSGAANVVGPSMCFEGQTIMSPVKNNVGRGLNIALVNGTTGKVMTQKYFDMYSGDASLLVKFLKEIPEGMLVLVASYDDPGTKMNDEIRKLFSNLGSTYAKQLGFRDSWVFLGARDLNSKSPFEEFLKNNPDVNKYDGWPELLELEGCVPQKVY